From a region of the Nitrospirota bacterium genome:
- a CDS encoding PBP1A family penicillin-binding protein: MQKGRSLLLYLFLMFFAALIGGGAGFIIFSVLDLPEVNILEQYKPSITSRVYSDNNKLLAEFFVQNRTPVVFADVPDMLIKALIATEDTRFYGHLGLDLRGIIRALYRNIRARKVVEGGSTLTQQLAKVLFLKPERSYSRKFKEMILALRIEQRYTKQEILSLYLNQIYLGSGAYGVEAASRIYFGKHAKELNIAECALLAGLPRTPKYYSPFKSPQSALGRRAYVLNRMVATGIISRAQAEEAKKVPLPIQTAVKAGGTAPYFVEYVRQKVEERFGSSILYSGGLNIYTSINDELQNYAEQAVAAGILKIESRHKLHVRSPLQAALFAIEPATGRIRAMVGGRDYGQSQFNRTLQAMRQPGSAFKPVIYAAALDHGFGASDILDDSPLTIKLDRNKNWLPENFSRTYQGAVTLRKALIESLNVPTIRLLDKIGIDQTIQYARKLGIKSTLNPYLSLALGSSDVTLAELTAVYAVFDNHGIRMGPISILSITDSTGRLLYSNDAVPTQAIKPETAYLTTDLLKGVIEQGTGWKARELGRPAAGKTGTTNDYRDAWFIGYTPSLVTGVWVGYDDQTSIGHRETGARTALPIWLEFMIKAHADRIPEDFIAPEGVLLRQIDPRTGLLSTEACKLSVRGAFLPGTEPRQYCNETGVSTDEQLIHDEAP, encoded by the coding sequence AACAATACAAACCGAGCATCACCTCCCGCGTCTATTCCGATAACAACAAACTGCTTGCGGAGTTCTTCGTCCAGAACCGTACTCCCGTGGTCTTCGCAGACGTACCCGACATGCTGATCAAGGCGCTTATAGCCACCGAGGACACCAGGTTCTACGGCCATCTGGGGCTTGATCTGCGCGGGATCATCCGGGCCTTGTACCGCAATATCAGGGCCCGGAAGGTGGTTGAGGGCGGCAGTACCCTTACCCAGCAGCTCGCCAAGGTGCTTTTTCTGAAACCCGAACGAAGTTATTCGCGCAAATTCAAGGAAATGATCCTCGCGCTCAGGATCGAGCAGCGTTACACCAAGCAGGAGATCCTCTCGCTCTATCTGAACCAGATATATTTAGGAAGCGGCGCCTACGGCGTCGAAGCCGCGTCCCGGATCTACTTCGGGAAGCACGCCAAAGAGTTGAATATCGCCGAGTGCGCGCTGCTCGCGGGTCTTCCCCGGACACCGAAATACTATTCCCCCTTCAAATCACCGCAGAGCGCCCTGGGAAGACGCGCCTATGTCTTGAACCGTATGGTAGCCACCGGTATTATCTCCCGGGCGCAGGCCGAGGAGGCGAAGAAGGTCCCTTTGCCGATCCAGACAGCGGTCAAAGCAGGCGGAACGGCCCCCTATTTTGTCGAATATGTCCGTCAAAAAGTTGAGGAGCGGTTTGGATCGAGCATCCTCTATTCGGGCGGTCTGAACATTTATACGAGCATCAACGATGAACTCCAGAACTACGCTGAGCAGGCCGTGGCCGCGGGTATTTTGAAGATCGAATCCCGGCATAAACTTCATGTCAGGTCTCCCCTCCAGGCGGCGCTTTTTGCCATAGAGCCAGCGACCGGCCGTATCCGTGCCATGGTTGGCGGACGGGACTACGGGCAAAGTCAGTTCAATCGTACCTTGCAGGCCATGCGGCAACCCGGTTCAGCCTTCAAGCCGGTCATTTATGCGGCGGCCCTTGACCATGGGTTCGGCGCTTCCGATATTCTTGACGATTCACCTCTGACGATCAAGCTGGACCGGAACAAGAACTGGTTGCCTGAGAACTTCTCACGGACCTATCAGGGCGCGGTGACTCTGCGGAAGGCGCTCATCGAGTCTTTGAACGTGCCGACGATCAGACTCCTTGATAAGATCGGCATTGACCAGACTATCCAGTATGCAAGAAAACTCGGCATCAAAAGCACGCTTAACCCCTATTTATCGCTGGCCCTCGGCAGTTCCGACGTGACGCTTGCCGAACTCACCGCCGTGTACGCCGTGTTCGACAATCACGGCATCAGGATGGGACCGATATCCATCCTGTCGATCACCGACAGTACCGGCCGGCTGCTGTATTCGAACGATGCAGTTCCCACGCAGGCCATCAAACCAGAGACAGCATATCTCACCACCGATCTGCTCAAGGGTGTGATCGAGCAGGGAACGGGATGGAAGGCCCGGGAACTTGGCAGGCCGGCAGCCGGGAAAACAGGCACCACGAACGACTATCGCGACGCCTGGTTCATCGGTTATACGCCAAGCCTGGTGACCGGGGTCTGGGTCGGATATGACGACCAGACGAGCATCGGTCACCGGGAAACGGGAGCGCGCACCGCCCTCCCGATCTGGCTCGAATTCATGATAAAAGCGCACGCTGACCGGATCCCCGAAGATTTTATCGCGCCCGAGGGCGTCCTTTTAAGGCAGATCGATCCCCGGACCGGCCTGCTCAGCACGGAAGCCTGCAAACTTTCCGTTCGCGGGGCTTTTCTGCCGGGAACGGAACCGAGACAGTATTGCAATGAGACCGGCGTCTCCACCGATGAACAACTCATCCATGATGAAGCGCCGT